In Pseudopipra pipra isolate bDixPip1 chromosome 5, bDixPip1.hap1, whole genome shotgun sequence, the following proteins share a genomic window:
- the DMTF1 gene encoding cyclin-D-binding Myb-like transcription factor 1 yields the protein MSTVEEESDTVTVETVNSVTLTQDTEGNLILHCPQNEADEVDSEDSTEPPHKRLCLSEDDQSLDDSTPCISVVAVPISENDQSFEVTMTATTEVAEDEINEGTVTQIQILQNEQLDEISPMGNEEVSAVSQAWFTTKEDKDSLTNKGHKWKQGMWSKEEIDILMSNIERYLKARGIKDATEIIFEMSKDERKDFYRTIAWGLNRPLFAVYRRVLRMYDDRNHVGKYTPEEIEKLKELRVKHGNDWATIGAALGRSASSVKDRCRLMKDTCNTGKWTEKEEKRLAEVVHELTSTEPGDIVTQGVSWAAVAERVGTRSEKQCRSKWLNYLNWKQSGGTEWTKEDEINLIMRIAELEVSDENDINWDLLAEGWSSVRSPQWLRSKWWTIKRQIANHKDVSFPVLIKGLKQLHENQKNNPGHQLSENKSGSGLPNTNSGSGVQHVQIRVARLEENTGSAPSPMAALQIPVQITHVSSTDSPAATVDSETITLNSGTLQTFEILPSFHLQPTGTPGTYLLQTSSSQGLPLTLTTSPTMTLTAAAAPASPEQIIVHALSPEHLLNTSDNVTVQCHTPSVIIRTVAAEDIPSSVTQTELTVDSDIRSADLTDPPDTLETNTFPDDIHQSKLSDEEQSAYNEDDASKFSSRNSSELMDGVMVRTEEEIADASLKQDEDSHSDLPSTYVTEDLGSPTIEEQVDQPTIDDETVLIVPSSHGFIQAADDIDSESVLPLTTLTDPILQHHGDGSHIIGSSLGSPDSEDSKDVEDLVSCH from the exons ATGAGCACAGTTGAAGAAGAGTCTGACACAGTGACAGTAGAAACCGTGAACTCTGTGACTTTGACTCAGGACACTGAAGGGAACCTTATACTTCATTGCCCTCAAAATG AAGCTGATGAAGTAGACTCTGAAGACAGCACTGAACCTCCACACAAGAGGCTTTGCTTATCAGAGGATGATCAAAGCCTTGATGATTCCACTCCGTGCATTTCTGTTGTTGCAGTTCCAA TTTCAGAAAATGATCAGAGCTTTGAGGTGACCATGACTGCTACCACTGAGGTAGCTGAAGATGAGATTAATGAAGGAACTGTTACCCAGATTCAG ATTCTTCAGAATGAACAGCTGGATGAAATCTCCCCAATGGGCAATGAAGAAGTGTCAGCTGTTAGTCAAGCCTGGTTCACAACCAAAGAGGATAAGGATTCTCTAACCAATAAAG GCCATAAGTGGAAGCAAGGGATGTGGTCAAAGGAAGAAATTGACATTTTGATGAGTAACATTGAGCGTTATTTAAAG GCCCGTGGAATAAAAGATGCCActgaaattatatttgaaatgtcaaaagatgaaagaaaagatTTCTACAGGACAATAGCTTGGGGTCTGAATCGGCCTCTCTTTGCTGTCTATAGAAGAGTTCTTCGCATGTATGATGACAGAAACCATGTTGGAAA GTATACTCCTGAGGAAATTGAAAAGCTTAAAGA GCTGAGGGTAAAGCACGGTAATGATTGGGCCACAATaggagctgccctggggagaagTGCTTCCTCTGTGAAAGATCGTTGCAGATTGATGAAAGATACCTGCAACACAG gaaAGTggacagagaaagaagaaaaaaggctggCAGAAGTAGTGCATGAGCTGACGAGCACAGAGCCAGGTGACATTGTCACACAAGGTGTATCCTGGGCTGCTGTGGCAGAGCGGGTCGGGACACGCTCCGAGAAGCAATGCCGCTCTAAATGGCTTAACTATCTCAACTGGAAACAAAGTGGGGGCACTGAGTGGACCAAGGAAGATGAAATAAATCTGATCATGAG GATAGCGGAACTTGAAGTTTCTGATGAAAATGACATCAATTGGGATTTACTTGCTGAAGGATGGAGTAGTGTCCGCTCACCACAGTGGCTTCGGAGTAAATGGTGGACCATTAAAAGACAGATTGCAAACCACAAAGACGTTTCGTTCCCTG tgCTGATAAAGGGTCTTAAACAACTCCACGAGAACCAAAAAAACAATCCAGGGCACCAGCTCTCAGAGAACAAATCTGGAAGTGGATTACCAAACACTAACTCTGGCTCGGGGGTTCAGCACGTGCAGATTCGCGTGGCTCGCTTGGAGGAAAACACGGGCAGTGCCCCAAGCCCCATGGCAGCTTTGCAGATTCCAGTCCAGATTACCCATGTCT CCTCAACTGATTCCCCTGCTGCTACTGTTGACTCTGAGACAATAACACTAAACAGTGGAACGCTACAGACCTTTGAGATTCTTCCA TCTTTCCATCTCCAGCCGACTGGAACACCAGGAACCTACTTACTGCAGACAAGCTCAAGCCAAGGCCTTCCTTTAACATTGACAACCAGTCCCACCATGACCCTGACGGCCGCGGCCGCTCCGGCCTCCCCGGAGCAGATCATAGTCCACGCCTTATCG CCAGAGCATTTGTTGAACACAAGTGACAACGTCACAGTGCAGTGCCACACGCCAAGTGTCATAATCCGCACCGTTGCTGCCGAAGACATCCCCTCCTCTGTCACCCAGACAGAACTGACTGTTGACTCAGACATTCGGTCAGCTGACCTGACTGATCCTCCCGATACCCTAGAAACAAATACTTTCCCAGACGATATCCATCAGTCCAAGCTGAGTGATGAAGAGCAGTCAGCCTACAATGAAGATGATGCTTCCAAattcagcagcaggaacagtAGTGAACTGATGGATGGAGTTATGGTAAGAACTGAGGAGGAGATTGCAGATGCCAGCCTGAAACAGGATGAGGATTCTCACTCTGATTTACCCAGCACTTATGTTACTGAG GATCTGGGTTCCCCAACAATAGAAGAACAAGTTGATCAGCCTACAATAGACGATGAGACTGTGCTGATTGTTCCTTCTTCCCATGGTTTTATCCAGGCAGCGGATGATATTGATAGTGAATCAGTCTTGCCCCTGACAACTCTGACAG ATCCTATCCTACAGCATCATGGAGATGGGTCACACATTATTGGCTCATCACTGGGCAGTCCTGACTCAGAAGACTCAAAGGATGTTGAGGATTTAGTGAGCTGTCACTGA